In Camelina sativa cultivar DH55 chromosome 13, Cs, whole genome shotgun sequence, the genomic window TATGGATAGACTAACAGGCAACAAACTTCATCTACACTTAGAGAAACTGCAGTGTCAACTTATCAGAGAAAACTAAAATGATAGATCCCCCCAAAGTGCAAAAAGGCTACTAATTTACTAAAGGGCATTGCAATTTAGAGGAGAATTTAGGGTTATCTTACTTCACCATCTCCGATTCGACGCTTACAAATCTGCATTTCCTCAGACAATCTTccaatctcctcctccaatTCACGAACCCTAGCTTCTGCTTCTCTAGCCCTCTCATCAGACTCATTCCCAAACTCCATCAAGGCATCACGATCTTTATGGTAAAGCAAACACTCCTTCTCCAATCTCTTACACTGACTCAACAAATTCCCACACTCACTTGCCAATTTCTGATTCTCATCAACAAACTTCTTCAACGCTTGCGCATTCATACTCGCTTCAGACTATTGAATTggacccccaaaaaaaaaaaaaacacaagattcagatctaatcaatcaatcaaatcttaaaaaaaaatcaaatctatgAAAAACCCAGAAACGAAATTACTATTACTAACCCTAACGCGATCGATGACatgatctttctcctttaatcttgAAACAAGAGAAAGGTACTGCTCGCGAAGACGGCGATGGGTTTCTTCAGTTGTAGAAAGCTTCTTATGAAGAGCTTCCATGGAGATCGGAAGACCCATGGAGTGATCTATTGTGTCTTTGATAAAGTCATCGACTTCTTTCGAGAGATGATTCGTTCCCGTTCTCGCCCTCGTCTCTGCTTCGTCTGAATCGATCCTCTCGCCGCTCCGCATGGttaatttcgaaaaaaaaaacaagaattgaaTCAAGAAGAGAGCAGAAGGTGTCTAGGGTTTTTGAAtagggaggaagaagaaagaggaatttgtaaaggagatggagatggagagaaTTCAAAAAGGGAGAGAAGTGAGAGAGTTTTGTAGCCGTTACAAAAGTTAATTGCATCTCGATTGAGTGGGAGAGACTACGTGGCAACGCTTTTATTGCGTTAAAGAGATTTTGGCTCCTAAACGGCTTGAATGGAGGCCGGCGAGTTCGAGTTTTAATGTCGGTTCGGGTCGGTTATTTCGGGTAATCGGGTATTTGATAATTGTTCCGAATATAACCGAAGTAAATTTTGGTTCGGATCGGGTCGGGTTTCGGTTAAttcagtttttgatttttttttctcggaaTGAACCgaaactctttgtttcttctaataAATGGCTGCCGAAGAAGAGGTTTGGGCCAGGCCCAgtaaaagaattaagaaaaaaaataaaacgttatgcttttaatgaaacaaaacagtgtgttttaaacttttaaaagtaatcTTCAACCCTTTGACAAACACTAAAATCAGCTAAAAACATTGACGACGGCCATACAATTATACAAACACAGAGTCTCCCCAGATCCGGcgaaagaagaggaggaagatgaagatctcGGTTACCCGGGTACTCGTTTCGGGTAACCgatcaattttacaaaacttcTGATCGGTTTGACTCTCCTAACCAAATCCAACCCGAAACCGAAAATTTCTGTTTAGTACAGGTCGGTATATTTGGGTGGGGTATTTATGGCAGGCCTAAATCGAACAATAGATAGTAGAACATTAGCATTAGCATTAGCATTATGTAGGATAAGCATTGAGCTACATTAGCTGTATGCTCTAATTAAAATAACACATTTAGTTGATTAGTGGAACAATGGAGTGATaagatattaaatttatatttaatatattttattaactatatatataatttagatgtgtttagttaaaaaaataacaatcacTCACTgctgtataatatataatatttttaatacatttaataaacattattaatttatatatatatatttgtaatttaataatttttaaaaatctatatatatataatataacccattaattaaaatatatattatattttataaaacagtatatttatatttacatttttaatttcaatagtTTTAATTGGCTCTTTTGAACTAATCTATTTaagctgttgacaaaaaaaatcaatatttttttttaaattaatataatataaatcaccaaactaaaataaaataataatatatattataaacgttATATctacatttatattttaattttaatatttttaatgtattgattaaattattatattatttaaataataacattaataaGTTACTAATacatattatcttataaaaataatttaatattttatgaaatcataattttttgacactttttacaaaagaaattaattatataaaactattttaatatatattaatattttagaggCAAATTTTTGACAAATGCTTCAAATGAGAGCATATGAGAGCATTGCAATTTCTAAATGATCTTTTATATATGCTCTTTTAATAAATGctgattggatgataaaattaaaaaagctcTTTCATATGCACTTCCAATcgagttgattttttttttggactccggttttgtttatttgttgtttttttccgGTTTTTGATAAAGTGTGTTATATTGAAATTTAGGTATGAAAGATCGTATTGTACAAGTTCAAGttaattttggttgttttctctaaatttgtttggttttagtttaatttaatgtGATTCGGCTTCTGTTCAACTTGGTTTCTATATATATCCTCTTTTTGCAAGTAGAAAGTAAAagtgaaaatgatgatataaattaatatgttcAAAAGGTTGAATGAGCATTCATCCAATTTTTTTAGCCATATGAAATGAATAagttgaaaaaccaaaaaaacgttcgaaatttatactaatttatcattattgtgaatcattttcaatttcttatgtaaaatatttttcatttgataactacattttaattttttttttaatgaatttataCTCAGAAAGTTCCATCCCTAGACTACTCTACAAACAATGCACATGGAGAATATGATTTTGCCTAAGTAAATAGATATCTTTTACATTGTCTTGAGAAATTGAGGGTGACTCAATTTTACCAGGGGTcttgagaaattaaaaatttaggaCCTTTAATAAAGACATGTAAACcatttatttcttatataattaatttttttttgtgcttaaaattttatttgggaCCCTTTTTTTACTAACTGTTTTGTACAATTATAAACTTATTATGTTTGACTCTCAAATGGGCTCCAAGCTATCAGTCGTACTTACGGCCCTATGCCGTTAGCCGGCCTTGCTTCTTGGAAGTATATTGGGCTTGTTATAGAGATATTATAGtacaatattttctaatatgtaatttaaacGAAGTCGTTTTGTCGCAATAAACCCtattttttgctatttttgttgtcattttaATGGATTAATCCTCTAATTAGTTCATTTAAATTCATTAacaaaactcttataattattcagagagtttgtaaattttattaattaattctaCAGTTTTTAtgtgggttttttttgtgtacattttttttgtacacAAAGTCACTTCATAATAGATTACCATATGCAATTTTCCCCTCTCACAGTCTCATCTTCaaattccttctttttctccttccttttattaatactaggcccgtgagcccatcgaTATCCGATGATCGGTTTGCTACGTTCATgagattttaaagatttgtttaccgtccctacccacatgatcttttctggtgttttgtcctcactcgcacagttccgacagtcacttcccggaaggacacccatcctgagactactccagcataagcacgcttaactgttgagttctctcaggacccttgaccgaaaagataagtgaactttggtgacataggtggtcaaatcaattcttttaaaccttccATTAAAATATCGCAACATCCTCGTTGCcaaccaagaccgtcacccccgatggtgtgagcccactcgactccacacttgtctgggttcggctctgataccacttgtaatgcCCCGACCACCACCttttagtgggccccatgttcAATCCCTGTCCATGGATTCACCTTCCTTACTGAGCCTCACGTACTCTCACTAgacccgtgagcccatccatatccgacagtCGGTTTTCTATGTCTGAGAAGTTTTAAATACTAGTTtatcatccctacaaatcaccacatgatcttaccctgtgttttgtcctcacccacacagttccgacaattacttcctggaaggtcaccaatcctgagactactccagctcaagcatacttaactctggagttctctcaggacccttgaccgaaaatttaagtgcactttggtgacataagtggtcaaatcaattcttttaagcatatccgcaagtctctgaaaccggggtgtcacactATCCATCTCCAATTTGTCCAAAACACGAGCAAAGGCCACAAGAATCTATAGGAACCAAGTAGCAAcccaaacaagcaaaaaaacaccacaaacaacattaaaaagcaaaataaaaaagatctgagacttagatcagccatggtcatgcactcactcTTTTGCAGAAAGATTTGATCCAACAACGATGAATCCACACGTTAGGAAGCCtttcctttgttcctagcaatAGATCCTCACTCCATAGGAACAGATCTCACCCCACAAGCCAAGAATCTCCCTAATAACCTCAAAACTCTCAAGCGCTCTCTTTTTCcctctgtttctctctgaaaATGGTGAACAACACTCAACCCATGATTTAGGTCGATTTTTTGCCTAAATACTTGGTTGGTTTGGAGAttccacttaaaccaaaccgatccaAATAAACAACTTAATTCAACATGGTCGAACCGAAATTTGctgatgtcgatcgacactcaccCCCAAAACATACTATTTGGTTTGGGAGTGTTATAAAAAGTACTCAGCTCAGTTGtcaagcaatatatatatatcttttataaaatcttatgtTTAATTTGGAGATCTACTCAGCTCGGTTGTCAAGCATATATGTGTTatcattttgttaatataaGCTTAATTTGGTCAACAAATGTAAATTTAAGCAATATGTGGCCATGTAGGGGTTTCCGCGTAATGTAATGTGTTGGGATGTTAACCCTCTTCTTAGTATGCATGCATGCATCTCTATTGAAAAAGGTGATATGATGAATATAATTGCTTAATATGATTATTTGCGGAATTGTTAAACATATTTTGAAAAACGCACTTCATTTAACATTTAGcatttttattataaacttGTGGTTTtgcaaaatagaaaaacaatagTGATGAGTGCGGTTTTGGGAAGACAAATAAGCTATGGACCGCTTTTAGAAGCCAAAACAGGTTTTATCTCGTGGTCGGACAAATTACACAGTtggttatatatacttttaatttttaattttggttactgttaaaatactatatatctattaattttATTCCATTAATATATACTTCTATGATAGATATATAAGTTTTATCTAGTATTAGTATctcttttctactttttttcctttcatatcattgttatataatattaaaataatattatattttaattattagagATAGTAGGTTTTATACAGTTATGTTTACTTATGttagatatattttgtataaaaaatctatttacaaaatctatgaaaatatattacaattataccttttgttaaatatatataattattaataccaaataaattaaaatatataaatatactaattattaataaaataatatgaaatccgcactgcaaatagtttttcaccaatcaaacattattttgtaccgcttattttgcataaaccgcacttgtcccgcaaatatatttATCCTGCACGTACCTTaattgaaccgtaccgcactagcAAATTCTTTGGTCTTGATTGGCGACGTGGATGAGTGCgtatttcaaagaaaaaatacaaaaacgcTAATGAGTTACCATTCATAGTTAATATCCTTTAATGTgcgtttttagtttttttaaaaagtaaactatTTGCGGATTTCAATACAACAATAATGCACTAGGGATATAATAACGCACTTCAATTTTGCAATCTAAGCAAAACCCAGCGGTCCAATAAATCCGCACCTTGAAAATAATAgagaataatttaaaaataataaaaattgtgtatataaagaaagaaagaaaataaacaattacacacacaaatattctctctctcatcgctctctctctctccatttctttttattttttttcttctcctcacAAGATAGCAATTAGCAACTATCATTATCCTAAAGgtaatatattttgtagttaaattattattgttattacaaaattacaaatttttaaaattgtatttatttagttattaagaaatttgaattgaacatcatattatttatttaaaaattagatattatttttataatatttgtccaacaaaaataatttacataactCAGATATTTATTAAAGTTATAACTTATGTACTTAATCAAATTGTATATAGATTGGAAAAAGTTATGCAATTTGTAAATAGATTAGAATAAGTTATGTACTtgataaattttatatcaagaatatataattaaatatatcatatgtcCTAGTTTCATTCTGGTCATCTTCTAAGGAATAAACATGAATTGTTCAACCAATGTCATGCATCTTTACGTTCTGTTATTGAAAGAACGTTTGGAGTTTGTAAGAAGAAGTGGAGGATACTTCTGATTTTCCAAGTTATAATGTTCAAATTCAGAAAAGAGTGGTAATGGCTACAGTGGGACTACATAATTTCATCAGGATTTCAAATTTCTCGGATGCAGATTTCGCAGATGTAATGACTGAGACAAATAACAACCGAAATTTTGAGCATGATACAAGTGACATGGATGCAACAAATATAGCAGATGTAGAAGCTATGACGCACATAAGAGACAATATTGCAAATATGATATGGGAAAATCAAAGTactcgataattttttttttaattgtatctTTTTTGGTTGAGCTTTTtatcaatatgtcaaaaatgtttttttttttactttttgatcAACTATAGtatttaaggtttataaatacaattatttttattattaattcataacatacaataatatacaaacatactaattattaataaatttatttataatatatgtaatccgcaccgcttttccttttttaccaatcacacaaTAAATCCTAaaccgcaaatagttttttcaccaatcaaatatcattttgtaccgcttattttgtataaaccgcacttgtcccgcaaaccGCATGTACCGTAGTTGATACGTACCGCACTCTAAAACCGCTTTCCCTGCACAACCAAAACCGCGGTCACCATTCGGACCCTTTGTCCCGCACTACTAAATCCGCGATTACCATTCGGACCCTTTTCTAAGCATTTATCTCTACTAAAAAGGTGAAAATATATAATGGTGAATTGCGTACTTGTTAAAACTATCCATCTAGTcattaataacaaatttaataatacttCTCTCTCAACTTCTTATAAATGGTTAATTAAGGAATTAATCTTACTATGGAGattacattttttctatttaGAGATATCTCTAGGAAACAAGTGTGTAGCGTTTGACAatctttgtttaattaatatttcacACAAACACTTTAAAGTCTTTCCAAGTAACAAAgatactaggtaacaacctgcactatgtgcgggataaatcaatttaaataaaactattataagtaaaaatattattcatacaACCATTATCTGTTTATGTCAAACCAAATGTGTAACTAAagcttttttatttagttattcaACTCTGCATTTTAttgtgtaaaaatatgtttcatacGTGAAATGTTTGAAAGTgtaagatatttatggtagacaaaatattgataaaatgttactatttattgcaacatgtaTTATTTTGACATAACAATTTTGTATGTTAAAAAATGTATAGtaaattactcggtagtttaattatttaattttattatatgttagtaacaaccGGATTCTacactaaattttctgaagataatctaatttaatgattttctttttttttattaggctatttaaatcttttgagttagtcagtttgttaatattttctataaatgaccgattattaccaaaaaaacaattatgaaaaaattaatgaaattctaAAATCAACGTATTcatgtaagaatacatttcacccgtgaactatgtgaacgtggtaaagaaaatatttacaaaatgttacaatttatggaaatatatatttttgggcatttaaaaccccaaatttatatttatgatttatcgAGAAAcgataacaattttgcataatataataatcattcattttaaatatattatgatttttttgggtactaagtttatttataatgataagggttattgtctcatttctttttaataacacatagatgaatataaaattagaacatatattcatattcggttatcaatattcctatttttaataaataatcatactaaatgttgagattaattagtttacatacttatatatatatatatatataaataatcacacatcatgatatcccctaatttgttgtcatttttatatttatttatgaatatatatatatatatatatatataaatctatatttattgggaattaagtttcttttaatgagttggagataattcaggaGTGATATACTTCTTtctataatcaattataataactattgaaagcttgttatttaaattattatggtaataatactaacataaaaaataacattttatttttatatgattatgttaataagttatatgtttaataagttatatgttctttatttttattaactttgtatcaattgatatgtttttatagtctttttagaatattttacttatattgattttaagaaatcaatataactttgacttgtatatttgtaagtaaattttagggaagttttgctttaaaataatatgtaattatttagttagttttaatatatgatatttaaatttgtatgagaaatgatgacatatctaattattattcagttaattgttttttgaaaatataatggcatatttatgtaattaaatagaaaatttaaggaTATGTTGCTAAAAAGTGCACGGAGCTGTATGGCGGCGATACATCAGCTTTTTGAAGAGTGtacttctctattaatatataggggatttttTATAACTAATGTTGTTACTGCATAAAATGTGTACTAATGTCTAAtaaactaacatatatatatatatatatatactattaaagcaaGAGTACTCCCTATACTCAAAATGGgccatgactttgttttggtaggttaaaaatgattagagaatcacttaatttaatttaattaatctatAGTTTCGATTTTGACAAATGACCAATATACCCTCGGTCgatcaatcaaaattttgtggGTCGGGATGCGGATCCAAAATTACCCGAGAACAGAAGGAAAAATCtgcggatctgtttgtacacCAAATTAATCATTTTCGGATCCtgaatattatttgattcaagaatagttATTTTCGTTACCAAACAGAGGTgtaatccctataaataaggaaactggtatctgagtatttaatggcttcagtaatatcaaatattaactactaccatacttaatccctataattattacgaatattcataataatgagaaatctttaatacttatggattgtgactttgttgtttccaaaataatcaatagattaaatacgaaattttatatatatgtaaacttatttgatttacttttatattatgaaatatttacggaaacaacaaatcaacttaatacaattaaataaaaacaaatcatcatttagtttagatttttcaatatttccttaatgaaattatagtaattaattatgattagtatagatggaaataataataaaaaacgcagaaattatatatatgtaaagttgtaaactaatttacagaaaaggtgtattgtatatcccacatcgcctaaatattttggaatatggttcataatcactataaataaatgactaatatgttttgagtacaaatgagcaggaagcttgatttatcaggtatccaaatttaacagtttaatttagttctatatttgagcatatttaaacttttaaaaagtaaagatattataatatatttacgttttttttaaaagtttcagacattataaatatttattttttatagaatgtttaaattaatataaatatttgaatttcgtCGAAAGTTTaaactattattatatattttaagtctattaaatatttaagtaatattaatatttttactcttacaaattttaaaatatataaaaagtttgagttaaacccgttaaaaGATGTACTTTtctcaaactataaattaaattggtgtTTCTACAAAAttgctgagatttgatatatcaaatattaacttctaaataatACTCTAAATATACGTAATCTCACTAAAAATACAATTGTTTTctaaccattgaaatatctcagactaaaatttaacaagcaacttctcctcttttgacgacaaaccaaaataaagaaaaactcatcatcttacaaaactattatccaatattgcggtgtgtctatcctcttgcaaaactactatccaatattgcggagtgtctattctcttacaaaactactatccaatattgtgGTGTGTCTATTTCCGTGAAAAGCTACTAtctacaaactacttactctattaggatttccaatttactgtataaccccaaatatacaaataaacactatataaacaaagaaaataagtcaaaataaaaaagtacaTTACAAAAAGGGGAATTGCATtgtataaccaacaaaaaaattataattcaaaatcTAACTATTCTAACCATTAAAAGGTGATATGTTGtgtataaactataatatatactattttaaccCTCCTACCACCaccatctttctctcttttccacCACCTCCACCACTTAATCACCACCTCCACCTCTTTATCACCATCCCCTTGGGTTCATAGTTTTATCCTCTAGGGTTTAGTTTTCCctcaaccaccaccaccgccgacCACCGCCGGTAACCACCTCCGACGAACTCCGGCCGACCACCGGTGAACTCCGGCCAACCACCGGCAAACTCCGGCCATCTACCATTTCCAGCGAACTCTAAGCTCCAGCGATCTCCGACCACCGGCGAACTCCGGCCATCTCCAACTTCCGGCAAACTCTGGCCTCCGGCGACTTCCGGTGAACTCCGGCCACCGCCGGCCACTGGCCACCACCTCCCAAATAACCAGAACACCAAAATGGTAATTTTATCTACCCCTCCTCCTATTCTTccaattttttcaattaatatgctatattcttaattaaatttgtaaatttggttatTCAGCTAATTGACtcttacaaaaatacaaattacaaaaaaagtaactaaaaaatatatataatctcgtgCTACAGCACGAGGTAtcacctagtatatatatatatatatagaacatgtGTGCTAACCTGGTAAGTAAAAAATATGTACTAATATACATACATCGAAATTCTATTCTAACTTAGGGGTTTAGCTAagttaattacttaattttggtaaagaaaaagataaagttCCATTGCCAAGACTTCAATAATACAccagtttaaactttaaactaaaTGCTGCGGTTTCAAGAGTTTCTTGGTCGatttagaaaaatcaaagataaagaAGCTCATTTCTCACTTCGAAATGCTTTAATTGATCATTTGTGAGAAAGATTCAATAATGGTGGTGTATaaactaaaatctaattttattatttatatgatgtattgtaattttcttaatttaatgaAATGTtcaatttcaataataatatgatttataaaagttttgcaGGAAACAAATATGGGTctatttgtaagtttttttttttgataaccattgggccacaactggttggcccattagccaaattcctacattcgtaggaagcgggactcgatccctaGTGTTATGGTGCCTTCTATAAATGGACTTACCTcatgccactgcactaaggtcacttcacgatctatttgtaagttttataaataaaaggtaccaaaaaaaaatagaaatagaatatattttagaatattctcttttagATACATTGCAGAGATACCCcctactctattttagagttactctatctatactagtatttttgcagcagtttttgctcaaaaatacgttttggaaagtttttacatttaatgtagttaatttaatattagttaccaaaaaattaaaattaattataggtaagatttaaaagATTAAGGAAATATTTgtacctcattcaaacataaatttatgattccctttcatttttatttgaacttatatttaaattatcttgaattattctataatacatttagttaataaaaattgtgattttttcatacacatgatgtaatacaaatttttaaaaacggacatatattactcaatagatgaattaa contains:
- the LOC104736932 gene encoding uncharacterized protein LOC104736932, whose protein sequence is MRSGERIDSDEAETRARTGTNHLSKEVDDFIKDTIDHSMGLPISMEALHKKLSTTEETHRRLREQYLSLVSRLKEKDHVIDRVRSEASMNAQALKKFVDENQKLASECGNLLSQCKRLEKECLLYHKDRDALMEFGNESDERAREAEARVRELEEEIGRLSEEMQICKRRIGDGEVDSCTTPSEEDLLDSVLGSLISKDETMMGRLFLEANVHDQSCQTLLSKWDHLKPSTQKVLALVSRAKKFEKEKECIILNLAKAEQEVELVSTLNRKLDKENRKLLRQQSPLCSAEMNRNSASAKSNKRKSPKMMTSPVEKKLEFSSPEVSRKPLSPVWNNSNKC